In one window of Alkalilimnicola sp. S0819 DNA:
- a CDS encoding pyridoxal phosphate-dependent aminotransferase, whose translation MKKIEKSAKLADVCYDIRGPVLEHAKRLEDEGHRILKLNIGNPAPFGFEAPEEILQDVLHNLPTAQGYSDSKGVFAARKAVVQHCQARGIPDVGIDDVYLGNGVSELIVMATLALLNNGDELLIPAPDYPLWTAAVSLAGGKPVHYLCDEQADWFPDLEDIAAKIGPRTRGIVLINPNNPTGAVYSRELLEGVVELARRHDLVIFADEIYDKILYEDAVHIPMASLADDVLILSFGGLSKVYRVAGFRSGWMYITGPRDQAAGYIEGLDMLASMRLCANVPAQHAVQTALGGYQSIQELIRPGGRLREQRDRAWDLLNQIPGVSCVKPRGALYLFPRLDPKVYPIHDDRQLVLDLLRQEHLLLVEGTAFNWPQPDHLRMVFLPWLDTLEQAVERLERFLARYRQ comes from the coding sequence GTGAAGAAGATCGAAAAATCCGCCAAGCTGGCGGATGTCTGCTATGACATCCGCGGCCCGGTGCTGGAGCATGCGAAGCGGCTGGAAGACGAAGGCCACCGCATCCTCAAGCTGAACATCGGCAACCCCGCCCCCTTCGGTTTCGAGGCACCGGAGGAGATCCTCCAGGACGTGCTCCACAACCTGCCCACCGCTCAGGGGTATTCCGACTCCAAGGGGGTCTTCGCCGCCCGCAAGGCCGTGGTGCAGCACTGCCAGGCCCGGGGCATCCCGGATGTGGGCATAGACGATGTCTACCTGGGTAACGGCGTCAGCGAGCTGATCGTGATGGCCACCCTGGCGCTGCTGAACAACGGTGATGAACTGCTGATCCCCGCCCCGGACTATCCGCTGTGGACCGCCGCGGTGAGCCTGGCGGGCGGCAAGCCGGTGCATTATCTGTGCGACGAGCAGGCCGACTGGTTCCCGGATCTGGAGGACATCGCGGCCAAGATCGGGCCGCGCACCCGGGGCATCGTGCTGATCAACCCCAACAACCCCACCGGTGCGGTGTATTCCCGGGAACTGCTGGAAGGCGTGGTGGAACTGGCGCGACGCCATGATCTGGTCATCTTCGCCGATGAGATCTACGACAAGATTCTCTATGAGGACGCGGTGCACATTCCCATGGCCTCCCTGGCCGATGACGTGCTCATCCTCAGTTTCGGCGGACTTTCCAAGGTTTACCGGGTGGCGGGGTTCCGCTCCGGCTGGATGTACATCACCGGCCCCAGGGATCAGGCGGCGGGCTACATCGAAGGCCTGGACATGCTCGCGTCCATGCGCCTGTGCGCCAATGTCCCCGCCCAGCATGCCGTGCAGACCGCGCTGGGGGGCTATCAGAGCATTCAGGAATTGATCCGCCCGGGCGGGCGGTTGCGGGAGCAGCGGGACCGGGCCTGGGACCTGCTCAACCAGATACCCGGGGTGAGCTGCGTGAAACCCCGCGGCGCCCTGTACCTCTTCCCCCGACTGGACCCGAAGGTCTACCCCATCCATGACGACCGTCAGCTGGTGCTGGACCTGTTGCGCCAGGAACACCTCTTGCTGGTGGAGGGCACCGCCTTCAATTGGCCGCAACCGGACCATCTGCGCATGGTCTTCCTGCCCTGGCTGGACACGCTGGAGCAGGCCGTGGAGCGCCTGGAACGCTTCCTCGCCCGCTATCGGCAATAG
- the dusB gene encoding tRNA dihydrouridine synthase DusB has product MRIGPYRIDNPLVLAPMAGVTDRPFRQLCRSQGAGLAVGEMLASNPDLRQSRKSRLRRDHQGEPEPRIVQIAGADPATMADAARYNVEQGARIIDINMGCPAKKVCNKSAGSALLADEALVSNILEAVVAAVDVPVTLKMRTGVSPDRRNAVRIARLAEQAGIQALALHGRTRQDLYRGEAEYDTIARVKQAISIPLMANGDIDSPEKAAHVLRRTGADALMIGRGAHGRPWLFGQIRHYLATGEELPEPAPETIARIVDGHLRAMHDFYGVHQGVRMARKHIGWYLDGRPGGEALRRQAMRLECPLAQRRLLGDYFRRLADSQAA; this is encoded by the coding sequence ATGCGTATCGGGCCTTACCGTATTGATAACCCGCTGGTTCTTGCTCCCATGGCCGGGGTCACGGACCGCCCGTTCCGGCAGTTGTGCCGAAGCCAGGGCGCGGGTTTGGCGGTGGGCGAGATGTTGGCGTCAAACCCTGATCTGCGCCAATCGCGCAAATCGCGGCTGCGCCGGGATCATCAGGGCGAGCCGGAGCCGCGCATCGTCCAGATCGCCGGCGCGGACCCGGCAACGATGGCCGACGCGGCCCGCTACAACGTAGAGCAAGGCGCGCGCATCATCGACATTAACATGGGCTGCCCCGCGAAGAAGGTCTGCAACAAGTCGGCGGGCTCCGCGCTGCTGGCCGATGAGGCCCTGGTGAGTAACATTCTGGAGGCCGTGGTGGCGGCGGTGGATGTGCCGGTAACGCTGAAGATGCGCACCGGCGTCAGCCCCGATCGGCGCAATGCCGTGCGCATCGCCCGGCTGGCGGAACAGGCTGGGATTCAGGCACTGGCCCTGCACGGACGGACCCGGCAGGATCTCTACCGAGGCGAAGCGGAATACGACACCATCGCCCGGGTGAAACAGGCGATCAGCATTCCGCTGATGGCCAACGGCGATATCGACAGCCCGGAGAAGGCCGCCCACGTACTGCGCCGCACCGGCGCGGATGCGCTGATGATCGGTCGCGGCGCCCACGGCCGTCCTTGGCTGTTTGGCCAGATCCGCCATTATCTGGCGACCGGCGAGGAATTGCCCGAACCGGCGCCGGAAACGATCGCCCGCATCGTGGACGGGCACCTGCGGGCGATGCACGATTTCTACGGCGTGCATCAGGGCGTGCGCATGGCGCGCAAGCACATCGGCTGGTATCTGGACGGACGTCCCGGCGGGGAAGCACTGCGACGCCAGGCCATGCGCCTGGAATGCCCGCTGGCGCAACGCCGTCTGCTGGGCGATTATTTCCGGCGCCTGGCCGATTCACAGGCCGCCTGA